A window of the Penaeus vannamei isolate JL-2024 chromosome 19, ASM4276789v1, whole genome shotgun sequence genome harbors these coding sequences:
- the LOC113803137 gene encoding tRNA pseudouridine(38/39) synthase, which yields MEMEVVDQEEKETGRVNGGSNRKKQKNVPIQELTREELEAKLQQLEAHNKQLKNLLAKSQGAVDETLETSGKKKKARAFDFTKHSKRHVLLKFCYLGWDYQGFAVQEDTQQTIEAQLFSALLKTRLIESRETSNYHRCGRTDKGVSAFEQVVSITLRSKLKAGVGIVSEANDEVKGSDGSNAMNSDDEEINYVQLLNKVLPQEIRMLAWCPVKAGFSARFDCTKRKYKYFFPRGNLDIKLMNEGAQYLLGYHDYRNFCKMDVGNGVVNFCRRILSIHISPLCCDVKNVDRNSPKDTEQNTEDSKSDDNENSAETTKSSQHDMIESTEERTDCKCSTARRADSAEVRDGYDMCVATIEGQAFLWHQVRAIMAILMLVGEGKEDPSIVKELLDVNKHPRKPQYCLASDLPLNLYETSFEGVDWRCDAESLCFVISQLQGLWAHHSVKTTMIRRMLWDLETSYLHMNSAKQDGTQLSKEVPLVDSIKLQYQCLNLVPGARTKVYRPLLSRPTCESLETRVEHYVKRQRLDRDILQKSSSSSLQTNIANLNNPN from the exons atggaaatggaagttGTGgaccaagaagagaaagaaactggAAGAGTGAATGGAGGCAGTAAccggaagaagcagaaaaatgtTCCAATACAGGAACTAACTCGTGAg GAACTTGAAGCAAAATTGCAACAGTTGGAAGCTCACAACAAACAGCTAAAGAATTTGCTGGCCAAGAGTCAAGGTGCTGTAGATGAAACTTTAGAAAcaagtggaaaaaagaagaaggctaGAGCATTTGACTTCACAAA GCATTCAAAACGTCACGTTCTATTGAAGTTTTGTTACCTTGGCTGGGATTATCAAGGTTTTGCAGTCCAAGAGGACACACAGCAGACAATCGAAGCCCAACTTTTTTCAGCTCTCCTCAAGACTCGTCTTATTGAGTCTAGGGAAACTTCAAATTATCACAG GTGTGGCAGAACGGATAAAGGTGTTAGTGCCTTTGAGCAGGTGGTGTCCATCACCCTCAGGAGTAAATTGAAGGCAGGAGTGGGAATCGTGTCTGAAGCTAATGATGAAGTGAAGGGGAGTGATGGTAGTAATGCaatgaatagtgatgatgaagagatTAATTATGTACAGCTTTTAAACAAAG TCCTTCCACAAGAAATTAGAATGCTTGCTTGGTGTCCAGTTAAGGCTGGTTTTTCAGCAAGATTCGACTGCACCAAGCGAAAATACAAGTATTTTTTCCCAAGAGGAAATTTGGATATTAAG TTAATGAATGAAGGAGCTCAATATTTACTTGGATATCATGACTATAGAAACTTCTGCAAAATGGATGTTGGTAATGGAGTAGTTAATTTCTGTCGACGCATCCTTTCAATACACATATCTCCATTGTGTTGTGATGTGAAGAATGTCGATCGCAATTCCCCTAAAGATACTGAACAGAATACAGAGGAcagtaagagtgatgataatgagaattcaGCGGAAACTACTAAAAGCTCCCAGCATGATATGATTGAATCCACAGAGGAAAGGACAGATTGTAAGTGCTCAACTGCAAGGAGGGCAGATTCAGCAGAAGTTCGAGATGGGTATGACATGTGTGTTGCTACGATAGAAGGACAAGCTTTTCTGTGGCATCAAGTGCGGGCAATCATGGCCATACTGATGCTtgttggagaagggaaggaagacccAAGTATTGTCAAGGAGCTTTTGGATGTTAATAAACACCCAAG GAAACCCCAGTACTGCTTAGCAAGTGACCTACCTCTGAACCTATATGAAACAAGTTTTGAGGGCGTGGACTGGAGATGTGATGCTGAATCTTTATGTTTTGTCATATCACAGTTGCAAGGCCTTTGGGCACACCACTCTGTAAA GACCACAATGATCAGACGCATGCTTTGGGATCTAGAGACCAGTTATTTGCATATGAATAGTGCAAAACAGGATGGCACACAACTTTCAAAAGAAGTCCCACTAGTCGACTCCATAAAACTACAATACCAGTGCCTGAACCTAGTTCCTGGAGCAAGAACTAAAGTGTATAGGCCTCTGCTCTCCAGACCAACTTGTG aGAGTTTAGAGACACGAGTGGAACATTATGTGAAACGACAGAGGTTGGACCGAGACATACTACAGAAGAGCTCTTCTTCAAGTTTACAGACTAATATTGCAAATTTAAACAACCCAAATTGA